TTGGAAGTTTTCCCCACAAAGCAAAGAACGATAGCCGATGATATCCCCCTCTTTAATAAATCTTAAAATCTGATCTTTCCCAAAAGCTCCTGATTTTGAAAGTTTGGCAGCCCCTTTTTCCAGAACAAAAACTCCTCTTGGAGTTTCTCCATCCTCGAAGATGGTGTCATGTTTCTGAAAACTCAGTCTTTTTTTGCCATTAATGTACTTTTCAAAATCTGCGCTAGAAAGTCTTTCCTTAAATGATTTATCATTAAAAACTCTGGCGAACCTCTCTTCAATTGCTATCTGTTGTTCCTGCGGCATTTTATATGATATTTATCACAAAAATAGAACTTTTTAACGCGATAAACAAAAAAAATTGTTATAATTTTGTAGTTCAATATTTTATGGGGTGAGCGAGAACTGTTTTCATTGTGGTCAAGAGATAGAAAAAGAGAGAATTCTGTTTGATGAAAAGACTTTCTGCTGCAATGGCTGCAAGTCTGTTTATGAAATCCTGAATACGAACAATTTAAGTAATTTCTACGAGCTTAACAAAGGGGCAGGAATTCGTCCGGGTGATGAAAACTCTACCCAGTTCGATTATCTGGACACTCCGGAAATTTTCGAAAAGGTCACTGATTTTTCTGAGGGAAATACCAGTCTTGTCACTTTCAAAATCCCTGTAATCCACTGTTCTTCTTGTATTTGGTTGCTAGAAAGCCTCCACACCCTGAATCCTTATATTAAGTATTCACAGGTTAACTTTACCCGAAAGACTCTACAGATTTCATTCAATCATAACGACTTCAAATTAAGCGAACTAGCTAATTTTTTAACCAATCTAGGATACAGACCTGTGATCAGTCTTGAAACAGCTGAGAAAAATGTTGACCATTTAGACAAATCCCTTCTTGTGAAATTTGCCATTGCAGGTTTTGCATTTGGAAACGGGATGTTTTTGGCATTTCCTGAATATGTAGGAGGAGAGGATTATTGGATGGAGCATTACAAAGGACTCTTCAGAGTACTGATGTTCCTACTGGCATGTCCTGTTGTCTTTTATTCTGCCTCAGACTATTACAAATCTGCATGGTACGGATTAAAAAACAAGATCGTCAATATTGATGTTCCTATTGTATTGGGAATATTTGTTCTTTTTGGAAGAAGTATCTATGAAGTGGCTACAGATTACGGTCCCGGATATTTCGACACCCTTTGTGGCCTGCTATTTTTCATGCTGATGGGTAAACTTTTCCAGAAAAGAACATACAGCGCACTTTCTTACGACAGGGATTACAAATCTTTTTACCCTATTGCGGTAACAAAAGTAGACTTTGACGGAAAACAGGAAAACATTCTTCTTTCTGAAATAAAAGTTGGAGACAGAATTCTGGTTAGAAACCAGGAAATTATACCTGTAGACGCCATTCTTATCAACGGAGAAGGTAATATTGACAACAGCTTTATTACCGGAGAAAGTGAAAGTATTAGCAAGCAACCCGGAGACAAAATTTTCGCAGGAGGTAAACAAGTAGGATCATCCTTAGAGCTTGAAGTCATCAAAGATGTGGATCAGAGTTACCTTACTCAGCTTTGGAATAAGGAAGCCTTTAAAAAGCATGAAACAGGACTTGACACACTGACCAACAACATCAGCAAATACTTCACATTCATCATTTTAGGCATTGCACTTATTTCTGGAATTTATTGGGCTTTCATTGATTTAGAGAAGATGTTCCAGGTAATTTCAGCCATTCTGATTATCGCCTGCCCATGTGCCCTTGCCTTGTCTGCACCGTTTACTTTCGGACACATTATGAGGATTTTAGGCCGAAATAAATTCTACGTAAAAGACACCTTAACCATTGAAAAAATTGCAAAATTAGACACCATTGTCTTTGATAAAACGGGCACTATTACTCACAGAAAAAAATCAAGCATCAAATACAGTGGCACTGAGATCCAAGAGTTTGACTTGCTCAATATCAAAACATTACTGAAAAACTCCAACCATCCACTTTCAAAATCACTCTATGAATTCATAGAAGTCAATGATGATTATTTTACAGTGGAAAATTTCCAGGAAATCTCCGGAAAAGGTTACGAAGCCAGCATAAGAGGAAATGTTTACAAAATAGGCTCTGCCCGTTATAATAATCAGGAACCAAAGAATCTTGAAACCGCTGTTTAC
This genomic interval from Chryseobacterium joostei contains the following:
- a CDS encoding heavy metal translocating P-type ATPase, with protein sequence MSENCFHCGQEIEKERILFDEKTFCCNGCKSVYEILNTNNLSNFYELNKGAGIRPGDENSTQFDYLDTPEIFEKVTDFSEGNTSLVTFKIPVIHCSSCIWLLESLHTLNPYIKYSQVNFTRKTLQISFNHNDFKLSELANFLTNLGYRPVISLETAEKNVDHLDKSLLVKFAIAGFAFGNGMFLAFPEYVGGEDYWMEHYKGLFRVLMFLLACPVVFYSASDYYKSAWYGLKNKIVNIDVPIVLGIFVLFGRSIYEVATDYGPGYFDTLCGLLFFMLMGKLFQKRTYSALSYDRDYKSFYPIAVTKVDFDGKQENILLSEIKVGDRILVRNQEIIPVDAILINGEGNIDNSFITGESESISKQPGDKIFAGGKQVGSSLELEVIKDVDQSYLTQLWNKEAFKKHETGLDTLTNNISKYFTFIILGIALISGIYWAFIDLEKMFQVISAILIIACPCALALSAPFTFGHIMRILGRNKFYVKDTLTIEKIAKLDTIVFDKTGTITHRKKSSIKYSGTEIQEFDLLNIKTLLKNSNHPLSKSLYEFIEVNDDYFTVENFQEISGKGYEASIRGNVYKIGSARYNNQEPKNLETAVYISKNDQFLGKFIFKNEYRPKLKDLFKKLTNYKIFILSGDNSSEEVQLKELIPNYKGMAFNQSPEDKLNYIKNLQDQNMKVAMLGDGLNDAGALKQSNVGIAIADDTNSFTPSSDVIMNGEKVVTLNNYLNVCKGSITIVKMTFIISFLYNIVGLSYAVTGHMHPLFAAIIMPVSSITVVTFTTVSTWILGRKHFKKQA